A region of Emys orbicularis isolate rEmyOrb1 chromosome 20, rEmyOrb1.hap1, whole genome shotgun sequence DNA encodes the following proteins:
- the CERS2 gene encoding ceramide synthase 2 yields the protein MFQTLYNYFWWDRLWLPVNLTWSDLEDKDGRVYAKASDLYITIPLAFLFLIVRHLFEIYVATPLAGLLNVKEKIRLKATPNPVLEKFYASSTKHPKQGDIEMLSKKSGCVVRQVERWFRRRRNQDRPSLLKKFREASWRFTFYLIAFIAGMAVIVDKPWFYDLKEVWKGYPIQTTLPSQYWYYMIELSFYWSLLFSIASDVKRKDFKEQIIHHVATIILISFSWFANYIRAGTLIMALHDSCDYLLESAKMFNYAGWKNTCNNIFIVFAAVFIVTRLIILPFWIMHCTVVYPLDLYPPFFGYYFFNFMMVVLQSLHIFWAYLIIRMAHKFITGKVVEDERSDREETDNTEEEEVTKNGPLSNGHPVLNNNHRKTD from the exons aTGTTCCAGACGTTATACAATTACTTTTGGTGGGACCGGCTCTGGTTGCCGGTGAACCTGACATGGTCGGACCTGGAAGACAAGGATGGGCGGGTCTATGCCAAGGCTTCGGACCTCTACATCACCATCCCCTTagccttcctcttcctcatcgtCAGGCACCTCTTCGAAAT ATATGTGGCTACCCCACTAGCCGGGCTTTTGAACGTCAAGGAGAAGATCCGATTAAAAGCCACCCCAAATCCCGTGCTAGAAAAGTTCTACGCTTCATCCACAAAACACCCCAAGCAG ggcgaCATCGAGATGCTCTCCAAGAAGAGCGGCTGCGTGGTCCGGCAGGTGGAGCGCTGGTTCCGACGCAGGCGCAACCAGGACAGGCCCAGCTTGCTCAAGAAGTTCCGGGAGGCCAG TTGGCGATTCACCTTTTACCTTATTGCTTTCATTGCTGGCATGGCCGTCATAGTGGAT AAGCCCTGGTTCTACGACTTGAAGGAAGTGTGGAAAGGGTACCCGATCCAG ACCACGCTGCCGTCGCAGTACTGGTACTACATGATCGAGCTGTCGTTCTACTGGTCCCTGCTCTTCAGCATCGCCTCCGACGTGAAGCGCAAG GACTTCAAAGAGCAGATCATCCACCACGTGGCCACCATCATCCTGATCAGCTTTTCCTGGTTCGCCAATTACATCCGGGCGGGGACGCTGATTATGGCCCTGCACGACTCTTGCGACTACCTGCTGGAG TCTGCCAAGATGTTTAACTACGCCGGCTGGAAGAACACCTGCAACAACATCTTCATCGTGTTCGCCGCCGTCTTCATCGTCACGCGCCTCATCATCCTGCCCTTCTG GATCATGCACTGCACGGTGGTCTATCCTCTGGACCTGTACCCACCCTTCTTCGGCTATTACTTCTTCAACTTCATGATGGTGGTGCTGCAATCGCTGCATATCTTCTGGGCGTATCTCATCATCCGCATGGCCCACAAGTTCATAACTGGAAAG GTGGTGGAAGACGAGAGGAGTGATCGCGAAGAGACCGACAAcacggaggaggaggaagtgacgAAGAACGGGCCTCTTTCCAACGGACACCCCGTCCTGAACAACAACCACCGGAAAACCGATTGA